The Osmia bicornis bicornis chromosome 11, iOsmBic2.1, whole genome shotgun sequence genome includes the window atataaagctttaagaacaaatactgaaaagtaaaatagagcaactatgacgtaaacatggtgcactgctaatatcagctggcaacgaagggtctcacgccccctagtcttacgccagacgctacataccacccaccccgcctggacgtcgtaacgccaggacagagtgcaccccttcgctaagagcgctacccgcccgtccaacacgttgcatccaacggtgtcagattgacggacgcccatagtatagacaaaaggactacagtttaaaatatggtaacatattttcatatgttccgtattctaaagctgcgcctgcaaaggcctagtaatgcatgggtatatctcccagagatggtgttcacggtcttatgccgcggaatccttgtaactaatttgattaattaaataataaaaaggattgagtttaaaaaccaaaaggattcccaccgaatactagtcagtgcatcgtcatatttactctcgcgccgaatatttttcgcaacactaatttaagaaatgcaaaattttaataaaaaagaatttaatgtctctaattaagaattttttgcaatgaaacaagaatttattctgaaaattaataaaacatccTCGGGCGACTTCCTCCTCAGAgtgaattttcaagaatacgcAAAATGTGTTGAAATAGATCACTCTGGCTTGGAAATCTACCCGTCACGAATTGTCTTCTTGCacataaattgttcattttttcatgAACGTGTAAATAAGTTAAACTTCGCTATAGAAGAAATTGAACTTTACTATTCGGAAAATattctcaaattatatttgaatttataatatataaaatgtaattaaattaatgtaaaagcataattaatatgtatatctagtatacatattataaaacCAATATTATATCGATTTGAATCTTTATGATAACTAAATCAGATGGTATCTGACTTCTCCTTTAAagaaaaactaaataaaattgtttccgTATTTACTtaacttgaaaatatttcatattccacgttttattataaaattttatcatgaatatttaaaagcattcaaatattttataaacatcTATTGAAATATGtggaatagaaataatatttaaacgcGAAGTGCAAGAAGAACTAGCCTgaactaaatgaaataaaacacaataaaaatattactacACATGAGTATAATCATACCCATGGTCACTGTGCTCGCTAACCATGTATACAACCGGTAGCCCGTGTCgattcggaccattcgtcctacgacatgattgggcaccggaggaaccataaaacatgcgactcaccgttcGCAGATATACTCTTCTTCCGTCAGTCAAACACCAGGTAGGAGGCTGCCTTGTAGGAGAAGACGGACGTCGTGAGGAAAGCCATCAAGGATGTCCAGGATCTCGACAAAATCCAgaaattcatctgtaacaaaaaaagaagaattacggttaatttagaaaattatcaattcttattgtagtaaaattatatataaagttggattttataaaatattagcaattaaaaagaaatctcaattatcaagtgttgaaattggaaattattctatttgaattaaaattaattaaagtaataaGATACTTACACTCTTTCCTTATGGAGCAGCGCCCAAGACTCCTCTTCACTAATGTATTGACTCTACTTCCGCGATATAAAAAGAACAATCAGAGCCGCGATgctctagaaaatattttataatacgcagcaaacactgactctactttcgcgtGATTCCTAATTGTACAAACGCAACTCTATTCAGGGCCAGTTCGCCCTTGCAAAAACCAAAACATTGTAAGCATGTACGTTCAAGCACTGACTCTACCGACCGCCTTGCGCGCAGCCACAACAATTCCTGGAAGAAGAGATTTGTGAGGAGGTATGTGATGGATGGAAATACACAAAAACAACATTCTTCTTACTGAGCGTTCGTTAAGGAAATACTGTTGTTATACGTAAATGGAAATATCAGTgttcgtgaaatatttttaacgaacACGAATATTACTAAAATTGAATATTGATCCTAGATTACATTGTAATCTAGGAATCTTATCAAAAATGCTCACAATTAACCACGACtcaataagaaaaagaataataaatattaacagttaattataataaatcaaaacgttaccaattctttacAGAATTTTGTTTGAAACCAATATCAAATGGCGTCGTATCATGTGGTGTCTCCTCAATATCAACcaaatatctgtaacaaagaagaaatacaaatttatataaataaaatttaaccaACATTAATAAGATTATGATTAACAAACGATCGAActttataatttatgcaaaatatttgaatagaTAAACTATGCGTACCTATTCTAACATCCGCATGAAAGGACAACCTCAACACGTCTTATTACCTAGACGTTCACGAAAGGAATGGCATAACCTTCTCACGAAGATCGTTCGGAACTGCTCGGCGATACCGAAGCTGATAGACGAACCGATCGCGAGATATTACGATTCTCAACGAAGAACGTTATTGAATTCTCCTGTGAAAATCACAACGTGGAAatcaattttcataatttaaaacaataaattatggAAAAAGTACCAAAACAtaagaaaattcaataatgCTTAAGAAATTATCGATGTAAAAGGGAAATAATTAAGACAACGCGGTTCCAATCTCAAGTTGAATTCACGACAAGAGTAAAAAAATGTCATCTTACGCATTTCTGAAGACCATGCGAATTCCTCTTcaactttttctttcatttttcatagTTTTGACACCaggaatataatttaatataatattttactatGATTTAATCTCATTTACTGCAAACGCGTGCACTAACGACGAAGTTTCGACGGGAAGTGACGTACTGAGTCATACCTGCGATTCTGATTGGTCGAGTGGATGGCAACTAACTACCATTGGTGGAAATGTATAATTGTGTAATTCAAAACTTCAATGCTAGAATAAACGTTCAAATAATATATACAAAAGAAGGAAAACagaataatatacttttttagCTTCCTTACAATccttattttgttttaaatttaaattgatgttGTCATGTTGTTGTAAATGCGAATTTGAATGTCGTTTGTTGATTTCTACTCGTTTGCAGGAGTTGGCCATGTGGTGCAGCACCATACAAGGTGCAAGCACTGTCTGTTCGTCTATTATGTTTCTATTATCGAAAAATGAGTGATacattagaaaatattaaccCTAAATTATACAAGAAAATAGATGAGAGACAAGTTACTGTGCAGGATGAGGATGAGGAAATTGAAGATGAATTCGATGCACGTGAGATTTTTGGTGTGTATTGGAGATAACCTTATTTCtgttgaattatattatttattaagatTGATTTCTAGATCTTATTAGGAACATAAATGATCCTGAATATCCTCTAACATTGGAAGAATTAAATGTGGTGGAGCAAAGTCTGATTGAGGTAATCaaaatgtattaattatatcttaattttcatttatttataatatgttTTATTTCAGATTGATAATAAAGCAAATATAGTTCATGTAAAGTTTACTCCAACAATACCACATTGTAGTATGGCAACGTTAATTGGTTTATCAATTCGGGTACAACTTCTAAGAGTTCTACCATCTAGGTTTAAAGTTAGCGTAGAAATTACACCAGGTACACATAAGTCAGAAGCAGCAGTAAATAAGCAGTTAGCTGACAAAGAAAGAGTAGCTGCTGCTCTTGAAAATAAACATCTACTGGAGGTAATCAATCAATGTGTGGGAATTAAATGCCAGTGATGTTAACATTATACATATTCTAATTAAACAATGAATTTACCATGTAAAAAGATCTATTGGaaacatttttcataattatttattattagattgtacattatacaatcatttaaattacaaataacTTTTACTTACACAAATagcaataattatttttttattgctgCAACTCGTTTTACTGATGTTTCCTTTGGTGGACCTGTCACAGGattatatttaaatgtttttttcaaaGGACCTTTTGCCGCTGCGTTAAATTGCATTTCGTCTGCATAAAGACGATTTGACAATTTCCGAGATATGTTATAATTAGTAAATGctgaaaaaaatgtttaaatgaacatatattacaaattacgtgatatttacaatatatatatatatacatttgaAATTACTTTCATTAAATGCTCCAATAAAGCCTTTCTTCTTTAAAACACTGTCATCTTGTTTTTTATGTACTTTAGGTGgtggaatattgaaatattttctaactTTTGGGTTATTTAAAACTATATTTTGAGCCACAGTCATAAAAGTTGACAGAACCCAGTAACATAAAATAGCCTAGAACaatatgttttattaatatatgcctaatatattttatgtaaaaacaaattttaagaATGGCCACATAAagcaataaaaaaagaaaataaatgtttcttacTCCTGGAAAATTGATTGCAAATGCAAAGGTAAGGACTGGTACTCCTCTCATCATATATTGCATTAGTGGACTCAGAGTACTAGCAGATTTCAATGAATGTTCAGTAACTAAAAACAATCCAACACTGGTAAATAAGggtaataaataatatggGTCAGTAATAGTTAAATCTGTAAACCACCAAAGGCCACCAGTCTTTAAGCTTTCAACAGGTAAATTGGCCATTTCTCTCAAACCCATAAATACTGGCACATGTAGAAGAAtctaataaacatttaaaaagaaattttaacaattaattGAACTGCCAGATATTttgtttcaatatttaaaattaagacATTGAAATACATACTCTAAGAACTATATTTGTAACTGGTAACAAAGAGACATCATTCTTCTTTAGAAGTGTTTGTAATTCAGCAGAATGGACAGcaactaaaaataaaagtaaagttaatttttcattgttaatatattgcaatatatatttcataccTTCTATCTCATTTCCACAGTTTCTTGCTGTTGTCATTTTTTCTTGTAATGCCACTAGTTGTGGTATAACAGTTTGCATTTTTGCGCtgtttttatttgaatttattacaAGTGGTACCGATAGAGCTTTAACAATCACAGTAATTACTGTGATTGCTGCCCACCATGGTAGATCGCAACCAATATGTAACAATTCTAATGAATATTGCATAATTCCAACTGGTCCATAACCACCTAATCCTAAGCTTGTAAATGTAGGTTCACCATTTGCATGTAATACCTCACTAACAACATTTATTAGTTCTTCGCTTGGAGGAGGTACAGGTACATCtatataaaatacataagTATTATACATGCTCTTTTCTATTTACTTAcatcaatatttattacagcAAGTATCAAATTATTGCACCTGGTATTTCGCTTATAAAACCTTTGTCTACTTCTGTGAcatttacatttacatttcCTATTGTGTTTTCTGCCTGTTGTGCAGATATACTTGGTACAGTTGTCTTCGTCGATGAATCAACTGTACTTTGATAACGAACGACAGAAATTCTATGAACTCTTGAATGTTTATAAACATTGTTTAAGGAATTGTTTCTTAAAAAAACATTCGTTGAATTATTAACTAGACGACTGAATTTacattcttttaatttctgaaaaatgTATTCATTGTAAATGTAAAAAAGTTGAACTGCACCTTGATCATAACCGTAGGAGTTAGTGATTTACCTGAAAATCTCTGTTTGAACGCAACAATTTTCGACTAATTTTTACAGACAATCGTAACATGTTTTGCGTATATACTAAAACtgtttaatttaatacattaaataactATAATACACCTGTAGTCACTGGATCTACTAAATATAACATAAAACACATGCAGTTTATATATATGCCGAAGTTTTGCAATGCATGTAGGAACTAGTAGGAAGTCACCGAAGTTGCTTATATGTACCCTAGATGGCATAACAGGTTCAATTTCAGAACTTGACATTGTTAACACTATTCCAGATAATATTTtgcttatttatattaataaataaacatatgttcattttttttcttttttaaggcATAAGGTCGTGGATTGGCGGCGGCGGTGGAAGCTAGTCTCTTACTCCACGCGTCTTACCACTTAAGCTGCGCGCTGATTGATGAACAACGAAGGCTGGTTAACCTATTGGTCCCATGTCCGACGTTGTAGAGCTCTTCAggtaattttttaacattctACAAGTGAAATTTTGGTAGTTCATTGTATCCACGATCAAaagcgattttttttttcaactgaTGAAAGAACTGTATTCGATGGCGTGGAATAACAAATCGGTATTGGAAAATTCGCTCGTTTTTTTCTTCCACGAATCTGATAATAAAAGGGCAGACAGTATTACAGTGTCAGTGCCGATTCACGTGATCGAATCTACTGCAATGACATTCAGTTTACGCCCTGGGACCATAGTTATTAAGCGAGACCTACTATTTAAGTCCCTCTCGTGCCATCTTTCTGGTTTCGGGGCCAGAGGGATGAGTCCCCCTTACTCATCCCTGACCAGCATCTCCCTTTTGAACCGCTTAGCTTCGGTTCTGTTGATTCAAGACGATAATACGTAGCTGCAAGAGGTTTTACGTGAACAAAAacagaggaaaaaaagaattgtagAGGAGGAGAAACGGCAGCAGAAGACGGCACTCTTCTAATTACAGATTCACATTGTCAGTGAAGGCCCCTAACCACTGTGCTTTGGTACCGCCTGTCAATTTCTTCTCGAAATAATTCGATAACAACTCGTATTCTGAATGGTCCAACCACGACCACGTTGTTACCCTCTTTCGTTCGTGAACGTACCGCTGTAACGTTCAATTATACATACGTCAAATTATTTATCCGGCCGGATTTTATGTACAAATCGTTTCGTAGAATTGTCGTTGGTGATTAAAGAAGTTTTAGTATTGAATATTATCAACCATAATTTTTTCTAGTATTGTGGGAAAATAGGAGGAGCTAAGTTTGCCTCCCCTAAGGAGATTTGAACTCTCCTTAGGTTCTTCCTAGCCTTTTCATCTCTATGAATTAGGTAGTACCAGCAATGCACTATGTGCCCAGTATTCATCCCAAATCTACCTTGCGAGTTCTGAACCATTCTTTACGATCTTAAGAAGTCAGAAAATCAATTTGAAACGGCAAATCGGTGTCCAACTTCCCCGAAGGGTTCACTAGTACCTGGCATCGATAGGACGGAAGATCGAAGATGCTTCCTGAACAGAACTGCCCACTTTACGCCCGGCTAGCAGGTCAGCTAGAGCAAGATAATGGGATTGACCGTCCCAGGAAAAGAACAAGATAGCGAAGCTGTCATGGAAAAGAAACGACATTGGGGCCGGGTCTCGTGTCAATGTCGTATCGCGATCCCTTTGATCACGCCGATAAACCCTGACTCGAACGAAATTTCGTTCCTGCTCGTAATCTGATGGACCGAACACCTACGGACGAATTCAGCGTTAGGAAGCCTAAGCGCTCATTATGCTTCGTTAATAGATAGTTCACTCTGAAAGTTTCGAGAATCCTGTACTGCCGTCCGTTTGGTAGTTTTTAAGCAACTTCCattggaattttcaaaattttcagagCGAAGTTTCGCAAAGACAAATCGTCGTCGAATTCATTACGATCCCGTGATTAGGGAATCTGGGTCGAGATTCTAGGTAATCCAAGATCATAAAATCGCACGAAGGGTGGCCAGTCTAACCACGGCGGGACTTATCGAGATCTTGTCTATAACAAATTACACCGAAGGCGATCAGCGACGTTAAAGCTCGCTGATCGATTCGCTCACCGCGATTCCATCGTGATATTAGCGGCGTGCGAGCAACGTGTTCGCCAATTATCGTGAAATTTGCACGCCTGCCGGCTGCGCCTTCCTCGAAGGTTCTTAATGACGACGCGACCCGACGGTTGTtgtaaatcaatttttaattgcgCGTCCAGTCGGTCCAGGATGTTGTAAACGCGTCGCTAATACGCGAACTTGGAATGAAATTCGATGGGTAATGTAGGATGGCGATGTATAAAGTTCTTTTTCAGAGGGTGAATTTAATAGCAGGAAGGTGtctcttcttttatttaaaatttgttattataatatttcaattcttTACATTGTTTCAGAGGTTTCAAACCCATCCTGAACCCTACCTATTTATACCAATGTTAGAACTTTCATGTTTCGTTTATTTTCAGGCAAACGAAGATGTTCCTAAGCTTCGAGGCGTCGATCTCGTTATAAAAATGAACCCGTGCACGAAGACAAGACAAGACAAGAATTTCTGTGAACAGCCTATTCACCGTCGCCGCCTTTTTCGAATGGTCGGGTGTCTGGCGACGCCGAAGAATCGAATAAGGTAAGGCGTTGGTGGAAAAGAAGACACTAACGttcgttctctctctctctctctctttcgcgGGCCACTTTAAACGTCTTTATGAGTTTCGGCTGTTAACACGCCCGTGGAAACAGGTACGACCTTTTTCTTCGTTGCCTGCTTTCCTAGTATCTGCGGGATCTCAGGTGGCTAGCGCCTGGCACGCATTCGTCAGAGACAGATAAAGTCGTGATTGGACAGGAAGTACGGCGGTGTAGCGAAAGAGCTGGCCACCGTGtctctctttttccctttctCGTTCCTCGGGGACAGGTTCTCCGTTGAAATTGCCCGATAAAAGTCAAATTTAAAACCATGAAACATTTCCAGCTTTTGAAAATACCATTGCCAAATGATATTTTCTTTGGAGCATTAATTTGCTTCCGATCATAACTCTTTAACCATCATTCGTGATGATAAGTCTATGGctaattatcaattttctaACCAACACGCACACGCGTCATTAATTGAACACGATACATAGTATAAGACGCACAAGGTGCATCGTGACTAAagtgatgaaaattttgtaCATAGATGCAATTATTGAGACACCCCGTATATCGGCATCATCAGCAACAATATTTCCTGATCGTCAGAGGCCGTCCGTTTTGTTGTCGGCTCGCGTGTCGAGGTAATGGTATGTACAGAAGGATAATCTAACAGATAGGTTGTACCGGGCAGCATTGTGTGGGATCATAACGCGCAAAAGGAAATCGCCTCGCTTTAAGGTAAATGGTCGGGCAGGCAGAGAGACGTGCGTGCCCGGTCTCGTGTGAACCACCACCGGTTTCCTTTCATTCAGTAAGTTTCTTCATCGCGAATGTCGCACGATTGCTACGCCCGATTATCGTTGTGCGAGCATCATCTccgtggaaaaaaaaaaggaaaagagaattCTTTCCCGGGACCGATCCCCGTGCGCTTAACGGGACAATCGGATGCGATTTTTATCCAGGAAAATGATCCGTCTGACGTTCGTCTTCGAAGCAGAATCGAAACGTCCAATTTcgatttgatttttaattgcaaGTAGGTTGATGCGTTCGAAACACGGCGTACTCGTGATTAACCGTGGAACAGGTCGGGAgaaactttttttctttttgttgcATTCGATTAGAATTTTATGAGCGTGTAAGCGCGAGCGGTCCGCTGTTGCGTTTTATTGTTTGCAAAACGTGAAATGTAGTTCAGGAGATCGGTCGTGTGCCCGATTGAAACGCGAACAATCGCACGCCACGGGATTTTGTTGCGATTCAACGATGTGTCTCTCTACGGTTCGGTGAATTAATCTCGCGTTGAAACAACGTTCGCGTTTGTCCGACATCCGTTCGCGCGGAAAAATAGATGAGAGTTTCGTCGAACATGATTTCCATCCGCGTCGATCCCATTCAAACGGTTAGAACAATGAGAAACGAGCGATTGAATGGaatgattgaaataaaaagatcTGTGGAAACGAACACAATTGAAAGTTTGTACGGGGTTGGAAAAGCTTGGTATGGAATATTTTGgattttcatataaaaaagaaagagagtgAAGTTTCTCCTCGATCcaaaatatatatgtacgAAACAATTTCCTAAAAATTCTCCAAATTTTTAGACAATCATAAAAGGTTCGCTAAGGGGTTGCGCGAGGAGTCGCGAGGATTCGCGCGTGGGACAGCAAAGATCGCGAATCGTCTCGTCACTTGTTATAACGCTTGCTTAATGCTCGTCGCGAGGAGGTGCTCTCGCGTGTAACTAGCGCGCGGAGGAGCTCTCGTGGGACCAACAAGACCTCCCTCTCGCGATTCACCAGCGAGGATGTGCGAGCATTTCCTCGCCTCGCATCAAGAATATTCCCACAAATTGGCAGTGGCCTGTTCGAAGcagggaagaaagaagaggaaggaatAATACGGGGTCGTTTCGTGGCGGGATTAACGAACGAAAATGGGAATACGTTTGTTAACTTTGCCGTTCGCCCGGAAAATGCCGTGGGATCGGAAAGCCCCGAAGGGGTGACAGCATGACCATCGTTGTTTCCGCTTACGCGTTCCCGTCTCGCCGCCTCTTTGATCAGATTCGTCCACGTTGATCTCTAGTttctatacttttttttttaatttgttgcTCGTTAACTCCGTTGCAACCcctgaattttttttatttcaaaagcTTTGGATTGTTTGACGTCGGGTATGCTTCGATTGAAAAGTTtaattcgattaattaaaagaaatatttgatattttaatatccTGTCGTTTCTTCAGAATTCATTGAACGCACCACTTCCGTTTGCGAACATCTTTATAGTCGCTGCAATTGAAGATAATAGGATGAGATCTacttatacaaaatttaaaatacgtCTTCCTGACTTCGTTGTTGCATTGAATATTGGCTGAAGTCacgcatttttctttttcaagaaaaaaaaatcgctttcttgttttttaattatatcttCAATCTTACAAAACAGAAGAAATTTGAGCATCATTATTTCAgtatatttattgatatttttatcattCCTTTTGATCAAATTTATAGAAAAGAAGCTCAAAATATTGTGTActaaatttacattttacgaggatattaaattttgcaaaagagACTCAATCAGCTAATCTGGCTAATTAGTTACCTGGAAACCAATAAATCGGATCGATTTACTAATTGGTGGTATgacattcaaaattttttttgtcCATCATAATACcttttaaaagaataattccAGGATTCATCTTTGTCGGATTCTCCAGTGATCCAATAAATTTTCAGGgagaaaaagaatttgattTTCAAGGATCTGCTAAGGGCGGATTTCGCGTGAAAAGGAAGAAGGCTGTTGAAACAGTTTGGAAAGTTGAAGGGGGTTCGTTATACACAACGGTCTGTCTAACTACAAGTTCGCGTTATCGCTCACGTGCCTCGAGATGTGTGTTATGAATGCTCGTCCGCGACCATGCGGACgagcattattattattaccatcATCGTGCGAGGCATCATGAAGCAGGTGAGGCGAGGAGGCGTGGCGCCGGATGTGTGTATATCATAGAAACGTATGCATTTCCGTCGGACAGATCTAGATCGATCCAAGAGCCGGTTTTTTGGTTTCCTTTGTACGTGCACCAAAAATTACCCGTGCAATTTTTAACTTAGCAAAATTTTTCTACATTACAGaagtatcatttatattcgAGTGATCTTTGGTAGCCTTGTTGGAGTAACAGAAATTTTCCAATaccaattatttattaaaatttcactgTCTAATTTTAGTTGAAACATCGTTGCTTGTATTTCGTAAGTCTAGTTCCTGATTGACCCAGGAAAAGATTATTGTATTAGATCAGTTTCCAGTGCAATCCCAGCTTATCGATGCTTTAATTAACAAACGATCGTGAACGAcgaagaataaattaattagacAGGGGTGTGTGCACGTGTTAAACGGCCAGCCTGTGAAAGGACAGTTAAAGTCAAGGATGCTTATGTTCAGCAACGAACGATTTTATCAACCCCTTTGCAAGCTGTAAATTAATGACGAACTGGTCTGACCTTGCTTCCGACGATCCTTACTTACCGTTCTTTTATCATCGTCCGCCGATCGATCCGTCGTGTCACGCATAAATTATCTAtgctattaattaatttgcagGTACCAGAGTGGTGAGCACGCATCCTATCGTAATACGTATTTATAATGTAATCGATGCGACGTACCCACGAACAAAAAGAGAACTCATCGACTGTTATCAGCGGctaattgaattgaaaatagATCGTCGATGGCACGTGACTTTCCATGAAATATTAATGCCGATACGAT containing:
- the LOC114878954 gene encoding MIP18 family protein galla-2, giving the protein MSDTLENINPKLYKKIDERQVTVQDEDEEIEDEFDAREIFDLIRNINDPEYPLTLEELNVVEQSLIEIDNKANIVHVKFTPTIPHCSMATLIGLSIRVQLLRVLPSRFKVSVEITPGTHKSEAAVNKQLADKERVAAALENKHLLEVINQCVGIKCQ
- the LOC114878953 gene encoding mitochondrial inner membrane protein OXA1L, translating into MLRLSVKISRKLLRSNRDFQKLKECKFSRLVNNSTNVFLRNNSLNNVYKHSRVHRISVVRYQSTVDSSTKTTVPSISAQQAENTIGNVNVNVTEVDKGFISEIPDVPVPPPSEELINVVSEVLHANGEPTFTSLGLGGYGPVGIMQYSLELLHIGCDLPWWAAITVITVIVKALSVPLVINSNKNSAKMQTVIPQLVALQEKMTTARNCGNEIEVAVHSAELQTLLKKNDVSLLPVTNIVLRILLHVPVFMGLREMANLPVESLKTGGLWWFTDLTITDPYYLLPLFTSVGLFLVTEHSLKSASTLSPLMQYMMRGVPVLTFAFAINFPGAILCYWVLSTFMTVAQNIVLNNPKVRKYFNIPPPKVHKKQDDSVLKKKGFIGAFNETFTNYNISRKLSNRLYADEMQFNAAAKGPLKKTFKYNPVTGPPKETSVKRVAAIKK